One Turneriella parva DSM 21527 genomic region harbors:
- a CDS encoding winged helix-turn-helix transcriptional regulator, which yields MPKFVQDGKTYNNPVEYALGKIGGKWKMPILWRLREQKKRYGELKTSLDGITHKMLSTQLKELEKDQLLKRIVYEVIPPKVEYELTALGKTAIPIIETLRNWGIAMMKHDGVKQGLPKA from the coding sequence GTGCCCAAGTTCGTTCAAGATGGAAAAACGTATAATAACCCTGTTGAGTATGCATTGGGCAAAATCGGCGGTAAATGGAAAATGCCGATTCTCTGGCGCCTCAGAGAGCAGAAAAAACGCTACGGTGAACTGAAAACAAGCCTCGACGGCATCACGCACAAGATGCTGTCAACGCAGCTCAAAGAGCTCGAAAAAGACCAACTGCTTAAGCGCATTGTCTACGAAGTGATACCGCCTAAGGTAGAGTACGAACTCACGGCGCTCGGCAAGACTGCAATACCCATTATCGAAACCCTGCGCAATTGGGGCATCGCCATGATGAAACATGACGGCGTG